Genomic window (Cucumis sativus cultivar 9930 chromosome 2, Cucumber_9930_V3, whole genome shotgun sequence):
TAGAGATTTGTTCCCTCaccacaaaatttaaataataaataatattttgaaaattaaccaatcaaaatatattgaaatattctTAAGTTCCATTTTGTTGTGTTCTAGCTAGTAACTAGAAAGCTTAAACAGTAAACAAACCATCGTATTCAAGTTAAGAGTTTGATTTTACCCGAACCCAGTTGCTTTATAATACGGCATATTTGAAAGCAAGGTCTCGTCAACATCGAAAATCCAAGCGTCCATTCCCTTCCCATCACCAACCTTCACCGACCTAGCAAACGTCAACGAGAAGGCCGCTGCGTTGCGAGAGTCAGCAAGATACCTCCCTGTGTCTATGTACGTCCTTACAAACTCAATGCAGGGTTGAGGAATAGAATACCAGGTTCCCGCATTGTTTACTTCGATTGAGAACTTCCAGCTCTCGCATTTCGTGTCACCTTCCGCCCCCACGATGTGTTGTTTTGGGAACATTTGGATTAGTTGATCAGTGGAGGAGACGGTGGTGGCGGCGAGAACGAGAAGGAAAAGGGAGAGAATAGAAGTGGGAGAAGGCATGGCTAGGTAGAAAGTTAATTGAGGATATGAGGAGGGGTTGAGGGGAAGGGAAGAGAGGATGgttttataataattcttCTCATCAATTTTCTCTGTCTTTAGCCACAGAAAACATATCCAAAACTATCTAACAGATCTTGAGTAGCATGTGATAAATTGTACACTTTGGGATTAAAAATGTACCATTGAAATGCCCTTTTCAAGGAGGAAAATAATTGCATCGTTGGACCATATATCAAAGTATTCAATCACGTTTTggaaaatgactttttttttaataacaattcttttaccttttataGATGAAGAGAATGGAGGATACTAAGTATGGTTTAATTTGGGTTTTGCACCTacttttaataagaaaaataacttaaatgCAAAAGTTGAGTTAAAAAGattctaaaactattttaagattggatttggtttgaaattttatcaaaatgattgattttgaaatgagTCGTTCCAaacaactttttgttttatttgatctTTGGTTTATAGTCattaaaaattgaacattGGATCCATCATTCGACTTTGACCAATCATGACACTAGCAAACTCCATgtgacaattattttttaaaagtatatgttTCACAGTCGCTCCTTTATAAATATTgcatacaaatttatatactaaaccttttaatttcatcaatttttatttaaattttggtataattcttttagaaaaaataaattcatagaataCAGTAACAACTTTTATACGAACCTTCCTACGAAGACATTTTAAAGATAAAGGTTCGATTTTCTATACTTtcgtaaaaaaaacaaaagaaaaagaatatgcactgtatttaattaaattgttcaAGCAAGTGTGTCCCGTTTTCATAACTCAATTCCAGTGATGGTAATAATATTGGTAGAAACTGGATTAAGCACCTTTAAAACACAAAGACAAAATGGTTAGGAAGGCAAATTATTGATGATATAATCACACATAGAACTAGGGAGTACATCATGGGCTGGGCTAGGTTATTCCCAAAAGCAAAGGGATAATTATTGAAGTTCTAAGGGAAGTAGTAAATTGGATTTGGAAGCTTGAATGATCGTTTTGCTAGAGCAAATCCCATCAAATCACTCCATTGATCTCCAGAGCTCCCTTGGATTGTGTAACCTTGATTCACTAATTCAGCTCTCTTTTCTGATTtgtattcaatatttttcttgtcgTCATTAGGTCCCCTGATTACATAATACAAATACCTTTTTCTCGTTAAACATACAAGTTAAAATTCTAACACACAGGTGATAAGCGAAATAGGAAACATGGTTCGTGTAAAGCTCCTTGGAGACCAAAAAAGCTAAGTGATACACGCAGAAACCAATGTCTTCTTGGTTTTTTTAGTTGAGAAGCCATCATATATACTAATGGATGAcaaaaaatttctattaaaaatcATATGTGATATGATATGTAGATGTTGTTGGTTTGAATATGAGAGACTGAGGGTGATATTCAAATATACACCAAAAAcacattacaaaattaaaggtTCAtctattaatgaaatatttttgggCAATTAAAAAGTGATTTCAAAGAGATTAGTCTAAATTGATTACCTGAGAATAAGTTTCTCCCAACCAGAATACCCAGCATCGATCAGGTTTTGTTCTGTGACAGCTCTAAGAGATTCATCTCGCccagttaaaataaaaatcttaaatccaaGCTTTTTCAGCCAATTGTATACCGTCAAACTAGCTGGTAATGCAGGAGCTGACCCCTTCTTCACCCACTCAAAGAACGAAGTGTCATTGTAGGGTTGCAacctatatatacataatacCACGGTCGTCTCaaagattttagatttatatgattcaataataataataaaagagtaGGAAAGAATCAAACGGATCCTTGAGTcaaatttgttgttgaagTTAACGTTATCTAAGAGTTGAGTCCGAACTTACCCAAACTCGTGATCTTTGTAAAATGGCAAATTTGAAAGCAGTGTCTCGTCAACGTCGAAAATCCAAGCGTCGCCCTCACTAACCTTGACTGATCTAGCGAAGTTCAAGGAGAAGGCTGCGACAGACCGAGAGTCGGCAAGATAGCGGCCACTGTTGAAGTAGTcctttacaaaatcaatacaAGTTGGAGGAATAGACTTCCAGGATCCTGCGTTGTTGACTTCGATGGAGAATTTCCAGCTCTCACATTTGGGTTCCGCCCCGACGACGTGTTGTTTGGGATACATTTTGATGACTTGGGTAGAGGAGACGGCGGCGGTGAGAggaagcagaagaagaaaagagagaattgaAGTCGGAGAAGCCATGGGATGAGGAGAGAATTGAGGAAGATCAGCGTTTGTTGAAGGAAAAGTAGATGGttgattgtattttataataacattttccCTTTGTTTGTTCatctaacattttaaaattatagctAATATCACGTTTTGACGTGAAacgtttttaaattatagatcAAATCTCcctaattaattgaagaaaaactctctttattttttttctgtattttagtatttaactttttgtaattatatttcttcattattttagcCTAAGatttattacaatttataaactataattaataaataggaactataataatgatttatatttatagtaaGTAGGAAACTTTGAATCATCAATTCCAAGAAACAATTGACAAGATAACGTGGGTTTCACATTTCAAGTAGtaattgaactaaaagataagataaaaatagtttcttttcatataaataaaacccaaattatttattatgagATGCGAACcccaaaaaattgaatatgaatTAATATTGTGAAGAGACACGAAAGCCcataatttccatattaattaCCTGACccataatgaaataaaagaaaacccacATTGTTTAGCACGTGGATTTAGAATATCATTATGTTATTAGCATCtctaatttcaattaattataaccaCATTTAGTCAATTAGCTCTAACATTCAAGTATGTGTCCACGTTTAGGTCGAAAATTCCATTTAGATGGTAAGTTAAGGTTTTATCTTAAATatgttctattttaaaaaataaattatatttcatttagaaaattaattttcatagacAATAATGGGAAGGGACACGATCAGTACACCAGAACCagaatttagttaaaataaagtattatttaatataaaaaatcgaGAATGTAAAGGATAAATGTGCTTCCTCGACCCTTAATAAATTTGCCCATTTGTGACCACATTGATGTTGtttatgacaaaaatatttaggaaaaaaaaccgTTCATGGCActtcttttttgcatattgcaaatatggcaAATATgaaagtaattaatgatatcataCGGCTATTAGAGAGCTAGCAGAGAGTTATCAGATGACTATCATAGAGTTATTGActttacttttgcaatttaaaaaatgtagtgactatcatatatatatatattgttattttgcAATTTCCCTTCTATAAAaggctattttaaaaaatagtaaaatattaaaaccatttataaaatatagcaaaatctatcgAACGTTATTTAGgtcttttaacattttgctACCATTCAAGTCCCTCCATTGCGTTTTCtctccaattaaaattgatttcactTGTTGgacatttcaaatatttcaagcccacaagtgaaggaaaatgttggtgatatataattaaatttgtattcaaCCAacagcttaagcttttgagtGAATTAGTAGCTTAATATTGTTGTTTCCTTTCCCGTTAATAAAAtcgattttttatttgttggttTTTCAAATACTTAATGCACTTGTCAGGGGGAGTGtaacttaaacttttggtAAATTCTTTGCATAATATAAGAACTCTACTCTTTTATCATCGTAGATTCAAGCAAGTAAGCAAATGAATAGTCAATGTGATCAAGTGAAGCGGCATCATGCAAAAATAACTATCTTTAAGTTTAAGTGGTAGTTAGACTCAACCATGATTTGATAATGAACAAGGTGGGGAGAAAGGATACTAAGTAAGTAGACCCTCATTTAAGTGATAGCTAGGTGAGATGTTCacattttctaattcaaaattgttactAATATGAATATAACTGTaactaataaacattttaattagcTAAAAAAACCCAttggatttttatttattaatttaaacaatttctttaccatttacaaaatatagcaaaaaaaaaatcaaaataaaacaacatgtacttcattaattaaataaattagaaaagtacTTCAAAGTGAGACCcaatttaaagtaaataaataaatgcacTTTTACCCTAAAAAGaatcattaataaataaagaacaacAAATCAAATTACATTCACTTGAATTCGTATAGCAAAagaatagaataaataaaaataatacacaTTGAAGAACACAAATTCTCGTTTACTGTCTATacacttttgaattttgattaagtcaaattaaaatgaaaacttacAAAGAGAGAAAGCTTAATTTTGCGGCCCAAtgaaaattatgtaaaaacaatgaaacaaaaagggaattaaaagaatgaatgaagagaaaaattaaggATCTTCGATAGGGAAGTTGAggggaaaaaatgaagaattgaatattacataaatatacCGCTTGTTTCTCTGCTCAAATCCGGTTGTAAGTAAGATGATAACTGGGTTATcattgcaaagaaaaaattgttattcCAAAAAAGATTTGATGAAGATTTTAGAGAAAACTAGAATCGTGTTCGTCGTGACAAAGCTCTCTCCTTAGCTTTTGTGTAAAATGTCTACAAGCATCCATGCTTAGATCAATTGCTGCAGAAAGTGCCACAAATAAAGCAGCATCCGCCATGCACGTCACGTGTTGAACTCCAACTTGTACGATGGGCTTACTCACCTTCCCTTCTCCTTCCACACTCGACGCCATTACAAAGCTACCTTCAGTtgttcaaataaaaagaaaaaagtaaaactttaGATAGCAGTTATTAATTTCCCATATACATTTCATGaataaatgtaataataaGATCGTACCCTTAACAGTAGATTTCGAGTTTATAGTTAAATCCCTCACGGTTTTACGATCAATGCAAAACTGGCCACCTTTCTTTACACTCATAGTGGCTTCTGCAATGGGAATGCCAGTAGCTAGTCCAGTGTCGGCGACGAGTTCGAATTTGTAACCTAGGCCATCTATCGGTCCTCGCTCACGCCATGCTTCGAGGCGGCCCCATGGCTTCCAACTACTTACGGAGAAACCGTGGGGACGGAGGATGAGCCAGGCGCCAGGATTGGAGCGGGAGACACGATCGGTGCCTGGGGAAGGGACGAATGGAGTGATCATGGAGGCAGCGGCTACTGGGGAGCCGGAGAGGTCGTAAACCATGATCATCCAaccctttctttctctccctGGCTTCTCTCTCTCACCTGAGAAAGTTCTCATCCATTTCCCTTTGGTGCTGTTGAAGCTGAAATCCGATGGCAGTGATCTGTTTGggtcatttttgtttaataatttcaattagTTTCTAATGAACAATgattaatgtaaatatttttgttttagatatTCTAATACACAGTATCTAAAActattcaaaaaaatttatcattgatgtatataataattattttgaaaatgtaatacCAAACTGTTCATATGTCTTAAAAGTACAATAATCtaagaacaaaacaagttCTATGCTCTTCTTCTGTTCAATGATTTATGCAATACTATaccttaattttcataaatgttattttcatCTCAAATGGAAACTTAGATCATCATGTCACTTAAAATCATCGTCACATCGTTCTAAAGCAAGATTTTTCTTCATAATGATAAAGGAACTCTACTTTAAGGATACTTTTAAAACATCTATAAAAGCTAATGAAGGATAATACTTGCAACTTTTAAAACTACATTAggattattttttcttaacgatttacaaataaaaaaaaaggtttaaatgACTTGTTTTAGTCcaaataaagttgaaattaaCCTAAAGCATATAATAATtggttataaattaaaatgaaaataaacagaaaatagtaatttaaagttaaaatcataaaattaaatgatggaaacttttaactaattaataattaatcatgTAATGTTaaatcactatatatatatatatacttgacttgataaacaattaattaaagattggAAAGCACATGGGATGGAATCAACGGTGGTTGAGTTAGACAGTTGGGAAAGATTTTgtaatcttttcttttgtatttgaCCAAACctcataaattatttaacttaGCTTAATTATTCTCttagctcttttttttttttttttaatttccttttaatgaaaaaaactaatatgCAACATAGAGTACCAAATTCATCAATTAGTTCTTTAAGCTAATTTCGATAATCATTTTATTCTAGAGTTACACTAATTAGGTTTAagcattttttgttttttatttaattgtttttttataaaacgaCAAGTCGTCTactaaagtttagaaattaataaaacgaCAACGACATGGTTCATTCATGTTATGTTACGATGCGATTTATACTGACAACCCACTTCAGTGAAGGCCCACTCCAAGTGTGACAggtgtaaaagaaataattaaaaaaatgtaagaaaaagtaaataaccGTCACCCTCGGGTGATGgtagaaagatgaaaagaaaaaaggttacctaattattgtaatgaataaaataaatgaatgtcATTTCTCAACTCAATTCTCAACACAATACTCTAAGAAGagtgaattaattttaaaccatAAAGACTTTGTTTAATGTGATTTTAAAcatgataaaattgaaaaagaataatactctttttattattaataattaattaagagagTGGGTGGGTGGGTCGGGTAACTAACCGGGTTCTCGAGTTCCGATCGGCACTGAACTTGCAACTGAAAACCGGCTGTCGAATATTGCCTTGGATCTGGAAAACAACGGGGCTACATTCCGGTTCGCTGCCGAATTGGAAAACAAATCGAGGATCCGGTTCAGACCGGACAACCAAATGAAGACGAGCCGAGATTTTATCCTCACCTTTCCCTAATTTCACCCACCCGTTCTGGAACACTTTCGGTTTACTCTCAGCTCCGTCGATCGAGACGGTTATTCGAACCCGGCCCAACAACTTGCCGGAATTAACCCCACACGTGTGCCCCATCCGCCCGGCGAAAACCGACAAACACATCACCACTGGCTTACCGGAAAGCCGTCGGAGAGACGAGGGGTCGAGGTGGAATCCGGCGGAGGACGCGGCGGAGTCGGGGGGAGAGTCGCCGGAGACAGACGAAAGAGGAAGAAGCGCGGTCTGGGAAGGGAAATTCTTGATGGAGATCTTACAGAAGCAAGGGGTGGCGGATGGGTGAACGGCGGCGCCGGCCGGTCGAGTGGCTTGAGGGAGGTTGAGAGCGAGGGAGTCTACCATAAGGCGGACGAAAGGACATGGATCCATGGGAAAATTGAATGGGGAGGGGAATGTGGTTtgagaaagaaggagaagaggaaaTGGTGAACATCTAAGTTGGGGAAATGGAGTGAGAATTGTCGGCCATGGATGGATTGAaggttttggtttttattcTGTTTCTTTGGGCCGTGACAGATGGAGAATGAGCTACTCTTGACTTTAACAcctaaatattattaattactttcaATCTTTATAAGGAATaatcatttcatatttttgttgcaaacaaatatcatttctcatttattaacattacatttccttttttttcttttataaaaaatattaaaccaaATGTAATTTCAAGCACAAAAGTTATCTCAACATTTTCCCAAAAATGACGATATAATCTTtggattttatttctaattcctcctataaatttacaataatttagttCCTCTTtagtaagtttttttttttttgcttaatcaaaatttaaaaaattaaacaaatttttaaaacaaatcatGTTGGAAGTAGTTTTTTTACGAGAAATTgttatgaatattaaaaaaatgaaac
Coding sequences:
- the LOC101220041 gene encoding acid phosphatase 1 — protein: MPSPTSILSLFLLVLAATTVSSTDQLIQMFPKQHIVGAEGDTKCESWKFSIEVNNAGTWYSIPQPCIEFVRTYIDTGRYLADSRNAAAFSLTFARSVKVGDGKGMDAWIFDVDETLLSNMPYYKATGFGTEPYNVTSYNEWVETGLAPALPATLSVYKWVKKLGFKIFILTGRPVSQSAITAQNLIDAGYSGWEKLILRGPEDEGKKATVFKSEKRAELVKQGYTIQGNTGDQWSDILGYAVAKRSFKVPNPMYYVP
- the LOC101211589 gene encoding acid phosphatase 1, whose translation is MASPTSILSFLLLLPLTAAVSSTQVIKMYPKQHVVGAEPKCESWKFSIEVNNAGSWKSIPPTCIDFVKDYFNSGRYLADSRSVAAFSLNFARSVKVSEGDAWIFDVDETLLSNLPFYKDHEFGLQPYNDTSFFEWVKKGSAPALPASLTVYNWLKKLGFKIFILTGRDESLRAVTEQNLIDAGYSGWEKLILRGPNDDKKNIEYKSEKRAELVNQGYTIQGSSGDQWSDLMGFALAKRSFKLPNPIYYFP
- the LOC101219082 gene encoding uncharacterized protein LOC101219082, whose translation is MDPCPFVRLMVDSLALNLPQATRPAGAAVHPSATPCFCKISIKNFPSQTALLPLSSVSGDSPPDSAASSAGFHLDPSSLRRLSGKPVVMCLSVFAGRMGHTCGVNSGKLLGRVRITVSIDGAESKPKVFQNGWVKLGKGEDKISARLHLVVRSEPDPRFVFQFGSEPECSPVVFQIQGNIRQPVFSCKFSADRNSRTRSLPSDFSFNSTKGKWMRTFSGEREKPGRERKGWMIMVYDLSGSPVAAASMITPFVPSPGTDRVSRSNPGAWLILRPHGFSVSSWKPWGRLEAWRERGPIDGLGYKFELVADTGLATGIPIAEATMSVKKGGQFCIDRKTVRDLTINSKSTVKGSFVMASSVEGEGKVSKPIVQVGVQHVTCMADAALFVALSAAIDLSMDACRHFTQKLRRELCHDEHDSSFL